A part of Synchiropus splendidus isolate RoL2022-P1 chromosome 19, RoL_Sspl_1.0, whole genome shotgun sequence genomic DNA contains:
- the samd1a gene encoding sterile alpha motif domain containing 1a isoform X2: MYPAIMDRNTHCHFRLHFCFSYVKFIFICREFHMRSPMKEVFFYAGGSCPYYIKADNSVAMDTDSNADEEGGDESQDGPSPVRTTADPLTQSVSARAASAPNSPSATPLGPDPACVPGLALDCVSLQRAGARPSSLPPSSPRALTHNDWAYGSAACPVERQHPGMQRDKVAVKAALSSVTITSSTLKDGVKKEDGAKAEDGGPLSDQLVPDYAARLERTTDAASDGRPPAQPLASDNGTLQKTVPSLTPAAETLMNGDKNKDVCVKQEKMSQNLLQWSVADVASYFSAAGFPEQAVAFRTQEIDGKSLLLMQRSDVLTGLSIRLGPALKIYERHVKVLQRTHFLECEDA; this comes from the exons ATGTACCCTGCTATCATGGACCGGAATACACATTGTCATTTTcgtcttcatttttgtttttcatatgttaaattcatttttatttgcagGGAATTTCATATGAGGTCACCCATgaaagaagtgtttttttatgcGGGAGGCAGCTGCCCATACTATATCAAG GCTGACAATTCCGTGGCGATGGACACAGATAGTAACGCAGACGAAGAGGGAGGGGATGAGAGTCAGGATGGACCCTCTCCTGTGCGCACCACCGCAGATCCCCTGACGCAAAGCGTCTCAGCGAGAGCTGCGTCCGCCCCGAATTCTCCCTCCGCCACGCCGCTTGGCCCCGACCCCGCCTGCGTCCCTGGCTTGGCACTGGACTGCGTCTCTCTCCAAAGGGCTGGTGCGCGGCCCAGCTCCTTGCCCCCTTCCAGCCCCCGGGCCCTCACACACAATGACTGGGCTTATGGTTCTGCCGCCTGCCCAGTGGAGCGACAGCACCCAGGAATGCAGCGAGACAAAG TCGCCGTGAAAGCAGCGCTCAGCTCCGTGACCATCACCTCCAGCACCTTAAAAGACGGCGTGAAGAAAGAAGATGGGGCCAAAGCGGAAGATGGAGGCCCGCTCTCTGACCAGCTCGTACCAGACTACGCTGCACGACTG GAGAGGACCACTGACGCCGCGTCGGACGGACGACCACCTGCTCAGCCGCTCGCATCCGACAACG GGACATTGCAGAAGACGGTGCCGTCCCTCACACCGGCTGCAGAAACTCTCATGAACGGTGACAAGAACAAAGACGT CTGTGTGAAGCAGGAGAAGATGAGTCAGAACTTGTTGCAGTGGAGTGTAGCAGATGTGGCCAGTTACTTCTCCGCTGCAGGCTTTCCGGAGCAGGCTGTGGCCTTCAGGACACAG GAGATCGACGGAAAGTCCCTCCTCCTAATGCAGCGCAGCGACGTGCTCACCGGACTGTCCATCCGACTGGGCCCCGCGCTCAAAATCTACGAGCGGCACGTGAAAGTTCTCCAGAGGACCCACTTCCTGGAGTGTGAGGACGCCTGA
- the samd1a gene encoding sterile alpha motif domain containing 1a isoform X1, translated as MSELKFREWILDTIDSLRSRKARPDLERICRMVRRRHGFEYDKTSAELEKLIQEQTVLKVNYKGSISYRNAAKVQRRSRKKDDATFATAARRSAMEDASHSDLSNGDSALGPPDPDEEDLEADNSVAMDTDSNADEEGGDESQDGPSPVRTTADPLTQSVSARAASAPNSPSATPLGPDPACVPGLALDCVSLQRAGARPSSLPPSSPRALTHNDWAYGSAACPVERQHPGMQRDKVAVKAALSSVTITSSTLKDGVKKEDGAKAEDGGPLSDQLVPDYAARLERTTDAASDGRPPAQPLASDNGTLQKTVPSLTPAAETLMNGDKNKDVCVKQEKMSQNLLQWSVADVASYFSAAGFPEQAVAFRTQEIDGKSLLLMQRSDVLTGLSIRLGPALKIYERHVKVLQRTHFLECEDA; from the exons ATGTCGGAGTTAAAGTTCCGCGAGTGGATCCTGGACACTATCGACTCGCTGCGGTCGCGGAAAGCCCGGCCGGACTTGGAGAGAATTTGCCGAATGGTCCGGAGACGCCACGGGTTCGAATACGACAAAACCTCCGCAGAACTGGAGAAACTCATCCAGGAACAGACGGTGCTTAAAGTTAACTACAAGGGCTCCATTTCGTACCGGAACGCCGCCAAGGTTCAGCGGAGGAGCAGGAAAAAGGACGATGCAACGTTTGCGACGGCGGCGAGGAGGAGCGCGATGGAAGACGCCAGTCATTCTGACCTGAGCAACGGCGACAGCGCGCTCGGTCCGCCGGACCCAGACGAGGAGGACCTGGAG GCTGACAATTCCGTGGCGATGGACACAGATAGTAACGCAGACGAAGAGGGAGGGGATGAGAGTCAGGATGGACCCTCTCCTGTGCGCACCACCGCAGATCCCCTGACGCAAAGCGTCTCAGCGAGAGCTGCGTCCGCCCCGAATTCTCCCTCCGCCACGCCGCTTGGCCCCGACCCCGCCTGCGTCCCTGGCTTGGCACTGGACTGCGTCTCTCTCCAAAGGGCTGGTGCGCGGCCCAGCTCCTTGCCCCCTTCCAGCCCCCGGGCCCTCACACACAATGACTGGGCTTATGGTTCTGCCGCCTGCCCAGTGGAGCGACAGCACCCAGGAATGCAGCGAGACAAAG TCGCCGTGAAAGCAGCGCTCAGCTCCGTGACCATCACCTCCAGCACCTTAAAAGACGGCGTGAAGAAAGAAGATGGGGCCAAAGCGGAAGATGGAGGCCCGCTCTCTGACCAGCTCGTACCAGACTACGCTGCACGACTG GAGAGGACCACTGACGCCGCGTCGGACGGACGACCACCTGCTCAGCCGCTCGCATCCGACAACG GGACATTGCAGAAGACGGTGCCGTCCCTCACACCGGCTGCAGAAACTCTCATGAACGGTGACAAGAACAAAGACGT CTGTGTGAAGCAGGAGAAGATGAGTCAGAACTTGTTGCAGTGGAGTGTAGCAGATGTGGCCAGTTACTTCTCCGCTGCAGGCTTTCCGGAGCAGGCTGTGGCCTTCAGGACACAG GAGATCGACGGAAAGTCCCTCCTCCTAATGCAGCGCAGCGACGTGCTCACCGGACTGTCCATCCGACTGGGCCCCGCGCTCAAAATCTACGAGCGGCACGTGAAAGTTCTCCAGAGGACCCACTTCCTGGAGTGTGAGGACGCCTGA
- the LOC128751324 gene encoding very-long-chain enoyl-CoA reductase-like isoform X2 yields the protein MDVLALEAKNVNGAEPEKKTSSRPRPKPPKKAKRIVYFEVEIVDLKTKEKLLLLDKVEPTSTVLDIKALFHKSYPKWYPARQSLRLDPKAKCLRDEEVLQTLPVGTTASFYFSDLGPQLTWGTVFLAECVGPLLLYLLFYFRLPFIYAPKYDFTTSKHWVVHLACMCHSFHYIKRILETLFVHRISHGTMPLRNIFKNCGYYWCTAAWMAYYINHPLYTTPIYGQQQINTGLYLFLFCQVGNFSIHVVLRNIKSQGSKVKKIPYPTKNPFTWIFWLVSCPNYTYEVGSWVGFTVMTQCVPVAFFTIVAFIQMTVWARGKHRSYLKEFKDYPTLRSSILPFVL from the exons ATGGATGTGCTGGCGTTAGAGGCCAAGAATGTGAACGGTGCCGAACCTGAGAAGAAGACTTCATCCCGGCCGAGACCAAAACCTCCTAAAAAAGCCAAGAGGATTGTTTACTTTGAGGTGGAAATAGTGGACCTGAAGACGAAGGagaagcttctgctgctggacaaA GTGGAGCCGACCTCAACTGTTCTGGACATTAAAGCTTTATTTCATAAATCCT ATCCAAAGTGGTATCCAGCCAGACAGTCCCTCCGCTTGGATCCAA AGGCCAAGTGTCTTCGGGATGAGGAGGTCCTGCAAACGCTTCCTGTAGGCACCACCGCCAGCTTTTACTTCAGCGACCTGGGACCTCAGCTCACGTGGGGGACT GTGTTCCTGGCCGAGTGCGTCGGCCCGCTACTCCTCTATCTCCTCTTCTACTTCCGCCTCCCTTTCATCTACGCTCCCAAATATGACTTCACCACCAGCAAGCACTGGGTTGTTCA CCTGGCCTGCATGTGTCACTCCTTCCACTACATCAAGAGGATTCTGGAGACGTTGTTTGTCCACCGTATATCCCACGGGACCATGCCCCTGAGAAATATATTCAAG AACTGCGGCTATTACTGGTGCACAGCTGCCTGGATGGCCTACTACATTAACCACCCGCTGTACACCACGCCAA TTTACGGGCAGCAGCAGATCAACACGGGACTTTATCTCTTCTTG ttCTGCCAAGTTGGAAATTTCTCAATCCATGTCGTGCTGCGGAACATCAAGTCACAAG GGTCAAAGGTGAAAAAGATACCGTACCCGACCAAAAACCCTTTCACATGGATATTCTGGCTGGTCTCTTGTCCAAACTATACGTATGAG GTTGGCTCCTGGGTGGGCTTCACGGTGATGACCCAGTGTGTTCCCGTGGCCTTCTTCACCATCGTGGCCTTCATCCAGATGACGGTGTGGGCCAGAGGCAAACACCGCAGCTACTTAAAGGAGTTCAAGGACTACCCCACCCTGCGCTCCTCCATACTGCCCTTCGTCCTCTAG
- the LOC128751324 gene encoding very-long-chain enoyl-CoA reductase-like isoform X1, whose product MDVLALEAKNVNGAEPEKKTSSRPRPKPPKKAKRIVYFEVEIVDLKTKEKLLLLDKVEPTSTVLDIKALFHKSYPKWYPARQSLRLDPKAKCLRDEEVLQTLPVGTTASFYFSDLGPQLTWGTVFLAECVGPLLLYLLFYFRLPFIYAPKYDFTTSKHWVVHLACMCHSFHYIKRILETLFVHRISHGTMPLRNIFKNCGYYWCTAAWMAYYINHPLYTTPIYGQQQINTGLYLFLVSQVVFGFQAGAGVIPVCFFVFFSPQFCQVGNFSIHVVLRNIKSQGSKVKKIPYPTKNPFTWIFWLVSCPNYTYEVGSWVGFTVMTQCVPVAFFTIVAFIQMTVWARGKHRSYLKEFKDYPTLRSSILPFVL is encoded by the exons ATGGATGTGCTGGCGTTAGAGGCCAAGAATGTGAACGGTGCCGAACCTGAGAAGAAGACTTCATCCCGGCCGAGACCAAAACCTCCTAAAAAAGCCAAGAGGATTGTTTACTTTGAGGTGGAAATAGTGGACCTGAAGACGAAGGagaagcttctgctgctggacaaA GTGGAGCCGACCTCAACTGTTCTGGACATTAAAGCTTTATTTCATAAATCCT ATCCAAAGTGGTATCCAGCCAGACAGTCCCTCCGCTTGGATCCAA AGGCCAAGTGTCTTCGGGATGAGGAGGTCCTGCAAACGCTTCCTGTAGGCACCACCGCCAGCTTTTACTTCAGCGACCTGGGACCTCAGCTCACGTGGGGGACT GTGTTCCTGGCCGAGTGCGTCGGCCCGCTACTCCTCTATCTCCTCTTCTACTTCCGCCTCCCTTTCATCTACGCTCCCAAATATGACTTCACCACCAGCAAGCACTGGGTTGTTCA CCTGGCCTGCATGTGTCACTCCTTCCACTACATCAAGAGGATTCTGGAGACGTTGTTTGTCCACCGTATATCCCACGGGACCATGCCCCTGAGAAATATATTCAAG AACTGCGGCTATTACTGGTGCACAGCTGCCTGGATGGCCTACTACATTAACCACCCGCTGTACACCACGCCAA TTTACGGGCAGCAGCAGATCAACACGGGACTTTATCTCTTCTTGGTGAGTCAGGTGGTGTTTGGTTTTCAGGCCGGCGCAGGTGTGatccctgtttgtttttttgtttttttctctccacagttCTGCCAAGTTGGAAATTTCTCAATCCATGTCGTGCTGCGGAACATCAAGTCACAAG GGTCAAAGGTGAAAAAGATACCGTACCCGACCAAAAACCCTTTCACATGGATATTCTGGCTGGTCTCTTGTCCAAACTATACGTATGAG GTTGGCTCCTGGGTGGGCTTCACGGTGATGACCCAGTGTGTTCCCGTGGCCTTCTTCACCATCGTGGCCTTCATCCAGATGACGGTGTGGGCCAGAGGCAAACACCGCAGCTACTTAAAGGAGTTCAAGGACTACCCCACCCTGCGCTCCTCCATACTGCCCTTCGTCCTCTAG
- the LOC128751324 gene encoding very-long-chain enoyl-CoA reductase-like isoform X3, which yields MTGHDRSASNQRESFLLCLQVEPTSTVLDIKALFHKSYPKWYPARQSLRLDPKAKCLRDEEVLQTLPVGTTASFYFSDLGPQLTWGTVFLAECVGPLLLYLLFYFRLPFIYAPKYDFTTSKHWVVHLACMCHSFHYIKRILETLFVHRISHGTMPLRNIFKNCGYYWCTAAWMAYYINHPLYTTPIYGQQQINTGLYLFLVSQVVFGFQAGAGVIPVCFFVFFSPQFCQVGNFSIHVVLRNIKSQGSKVKKIPYPTKNPFTWIFWLVSCPNYTYEVGSWVGFTVMTQCVPVAFFTIVAFIQMTVWARGKHRSYLKEFKDYPTLRSSILPFVL from the exons ATGACTGGCCATGACCGAAGTGCGTCAAATCAAAGGGAatcttttctgctctgcttgCAGGTGGAGCCGACCTCAACTGTTCTGGACATTAAAGCTTTATTTCATAAATCCT ATCCAAAGTGGTATCCAGCCAGACAGTCCCTCCGCTTGGATCCAA AGGCCAAGTGTCTTCGGGATGAGGAGGTCCTGCAAACGCTTCCTGTAGGCACCACCGCCAGCTTTTACTTCAGCGACCTGGGACCTCAGCTCACGTGGGGGACT GTGTTCCTGGCCGAGTGCGTCGGCCCGCTACTCCTCTATCTCCTCTTCTACTTCCGCCTCCCTTTCATCTACGCTCCCAAATATGACTTCACCACCAGCAAGCACTGGGTTGTTCA CCTGGCCTGCATGTGTCACTCCTTCCACTACATCAAGAGGATTCTGGAGACGTTGTTTGTCCACCGTATATCCCACGGGACCATGCCCCTGAGAAATATATTCAAG AACTGCGGCTATTACTGGTGCACAGCTGCCTGGATGGCCTACTACATTAACCACCCGCTGTACACCACGCCAA TTTACGGGCAGCAGCAGATCAACACGGGACTTTATCTCTTCTTGGTGAGTCAGGTGGTGTTTGGTTTTCAGGCCGGCGCAGGTGTGatccctgtttgtttttttgtttttttctctccacagttCTGCCAAGTTGGAAATTTCTCAATCCATGTCGTGCTGCGGAACATCAAGTCACAAG GGTCAAAGGTGAAAAAGATACCGTACCCGACCAAAAACCCTTTCACATGGATATTCTGGCTGGTCTCTTGTCCAAACTATACGTATGAG GTTGGCTCCTGGGTGGGCTTCACGGTGATGACCCAGTGTGTTCCCGTGGCCTTCTTCACCATCGTGGCCTTCATCCAGATGACGGTGTGGGCCAGAGGCAAACACCGCAGCTACTTAAAGGAGTTCAAGGACTACCCCACCCTGCGCTCCTCCATACTGCCCTTCGTCCTCTAG
- the dnajb1a gene encoding dnaJ homolog subfamily B member 1a has protein sequence MGKDYYKVLGIAKGATEDEIKKAYRKQALRYHPDKNKSPGAEDKFKEVAEAYDVLSDAKKKDIYDRFGEEGLKGSAGGGGGGHSGPSYNYTFQGDPHAIFAEFFGGRSPFDHFFSSQNGDDNMDMSDPFGAFGMGAMGGMGGFPRTFKAHPDPHHRSHSKQKDPPVVHELKVSLEEVFSGCTKKMKISRKRLNPDGCTMRSEDKILSVDIKRGWKEGTKITFPREGDETPTNIPADVVFVVKDKPHPVFRREGSDIIYPAKISLRDALCGCTVNAPTLDGRTITVTSKDVVKPGTKKRIAGEGLPLSKFPEKRGDMILDFSVKFPDKLGQNTRDALRQILPP, from the exons ATGGGTAAGGATTACTACAAGGTGCTGGGGATCGCGAAAGGTGCCACCGAGGATGAGATCAAGAAGGCGTACAGAAAGCAGGCCCTGCGCTACCACCCCGACAAGAACAAGTCTCCAGGAGCTGAAGACAAATTCAAGGAGGTCGCCGAGGCTTACGACGTTCTCAGTGACGCAAAAAAGAAGGATATATATGACCGCTTTGGAGAGGAAG GACTGAAAGGCTCagctggtggtggaggtggcGGACACAGCGGTCCAAGTTACAACTACACCTTCCAAGGCGACCCCCACGCCATCTTCGCCGAGTTCTTCGGAGGCCGCAGCCCCTTCGACCACTTCTTCTCCTCCCAAAACGGGGATGACAACATGGACATGAGCGACCCCTTCGGAGCGTTCGGCATGGGCGCCATGGGGGGAATGGGCGGGTTTCCCCGGACTTTCAAAGCTCACCCAGATCCTCACCACCGGTCGCACAGTAAACAAAAGGACCCCCCTGTTGTGCACGAGCTGAAGGTGAGCCTGGAGGAGGTGTTCTCCGGCTGCACCAAGAAGATGAAGATCTCCAGGAAGAGACTGAACCCAGACGGGTGCACGATGCGCAGCGAGGACAAGATTCTGTCGGTGGACATCAAGCGGGGCTGGAAAGAGGGGACCAAAATCACCTTCCCCAGGGAAGGGGACGAAACTCCAACTAACATTCCTGCAGACGTGGTGTTCGTGGTCAAAGACAAACCTCACCCAGTGTTCCGAAGAGAAGGCTCCGACATCATCTACCCTGCTAAGATTTCACTCAGAGAT GCTCTGTGTGGCTGCACGGTCAACGCCCCCACGCTGGACGGCCGCACCATCACCGTCACCTCCAAAGACGTGGTCAAACCCGGAACTAAAAAGCGCATCGCCGGCGAAGGGCTGCCTCTGTCCAAGTTCCCCGAAAAGAGAGGGGACATGATCCTGGACTTCTCCGTCAAGTTCCCGGACAAACTGGGCCAGAACACTCGCGACGCCCTCAGACAGATTCTCCCTCCCTGA